A region from the Pelobates fuscus isolate aPelFus1 chromosome 3, aPelFus1.pri, whole genome shotgun sequence genome encodes:
- the LOC134603434 gene encoding small ribosomal subunit protein eS27-like, which produces MPLAKDLVNPTSEDEKRCHKKKRLVQSPNSYFMDVKCPGCYKITTVFSHAQTVVLCVGCSTVLCQPTGGKARLTEGCSFRKKQH; this is translated from the exons ATGCCT TTGGCTAAAGACTTAGTGAACCCGACCTCTGAGGATGAAAAGAGATGTCACAAGAAGAAGAGGTTGGTTCAAAGTCCAAACTCCTACTTCATGGATGTAAAATGCCCAG GCTGCTACAAGATTACAACCGTTTTCAGCCATGCACAAACAGTTGTGTTGTGTGTAGGATGTTCCACGGTTTTGTGCCAACCAACAGGTGGCAAGGCCAGGCTTACAGAAG GATGTTCcttcagaaaaaaacaacactaa